One genomic region from Conexibacter woesei Iso977N encodes:
- a CDS encoding glycoside hydrolase family 65 protein: MITHPNYDANDPWALRERGLDLGTLAQSESVFALANGHIGLRGNLDEGEPVGLPGTYLNGFHETRPLPYAESAYGNPEAGETVVNVTDAKLMRLHVDDELFDVRYGELLSHERVLDFRAGMLRREVHWRSPAGAEVRIRSKRLVSFSQRGVAAIEYEVEPVGRSARLVIQSELVTNEDGHTGAPSGPGGAEHGGDPRGAAALAQPLEGLESFADDMRVSLVHRTKRSGALVCVSADHEVEGPAGTETTVEHGDDAARVIVAADVPEGSTLRVLKFISYAWSGHRALPSVRAQARGGLAEAAHTGWDGLCEEQRAYLDAFWEGADVEVDGDGELQQAIRFSLFHVLQAGARAERRAIAAKGLTGSGYDGHAFWDSESFVLPVLTYTSPDAAADALRWRFETLGLARDRAQQLGWAGAAFPWRTITGQECSGYWPAGSAAVHIGADIADAVLRYQRASGDPVFAREVGLPLLVETARLWISLGHYDRKNRFRLAGVTGPDEYSALSDDNTYTNLMARRNLLGAAEAVDAHPESAAGLGVGHDESTQWRRAADAMHVPYDGILDVHMQAEGFTHHAVWDFEATPAENYPLLLHYPYFDLYRKQVVKQADLVLALYTCGDRFTAEQKARAFAYYEPLTVRDSSLSACVQAIVAAETGHLELAYDYLGEAAYMDLHDLEHNTRDGLHIASLAGSWLALVAGFGGFRDHDGVLSFAPRVPPGVDRLAFRIGVSTGRVLVEVDAENAHYTLQSGEALEIHHHAELVHLTADSGRVSRPIPPLPHRERPRQPSGREPLRRSAPRA; encoded by the coding sequence ATGATCACCCACCCCAACTACGACGCGAACGACCCGTGGGCGCTGCGCGAGCGCGGCCTGGACCTCGGGACGCTGGCGCAGTCCGAGTCGGTCTTCGCGCTGGCCAACGGCCACATCGGCCTGCGCGGGAACCTCGACGAGGGCGAGCCGGTCGGCCTGCCGGGGACGTACCTCAACGGCTTCCACGAGACGCGGCCGCTGCCCTACGCCGAGTCGGCATACGGGAACCCGGAGGCGGGGGAGACGGTCGTCAACGTCACCGACGCCAAGTTGATGCGGTTGCACGTCGACGACGAGCTGTTCGACGTGCGCTACGGCGAGCTGCTGTCGCACGAGCGCGTGCTCGACTTCCGGGCGGGGATGCTGCGGCGCGAGGTGCACTGGCGCTCGCCGGCCGGCGCGGAGGTCCGGATCCGGTCCAAGCGGCTGGTGTCGTTCTCGCAGCGGGGCGTGGCGGCGATCGAGTACGAGGTCGAGCCGGTCGGCAGGTCTGCGCGCTTGGTCATCCAGAGCGAGCTGGTCACCAACGAGGACGGGCACACGGGTGCGCCCTCGGGGCCGGGCGGGGCCGAGCACGGCGGCGACCCGCGCGGCGCGGCGGCGCTGGCGCAGCCGCTGGAGGGGCTGGAGTCGTTCGCGGATGACATGCGGGTGTCGCTCGTGCACCGGACCAAGCGCTCCGGGGCGTTGGTGTGCGTGAGCGCCGATCACGAGGTGGAGGGCCCGGCGGGGACCGAGACGACGGTGGAGCACGGGGACGACGCGGCGCGGGTGATCGTGGCGGCCGACGTGCCCGAGGGCTCGACGCTGCGCGTGTTGAAGTTCATCTCGTATGCGTGGTCGGGACACCGGGCGCTGCCGTCGGTCCGCGCCCAGGCGCGCGGCGGCCTGGCCGAGGCGGCGCACACGGGCTGGGACGGGCTGTGCGAGGAGCAGAGGGCCTACTTGGACGCGTTCTGGGAGGGCGCGGACGTCGAGGTCGATGGCGACGGCGAGCTGCAGCAGGCGATCCGGTTCTCGTTGTTCCACGTGTTGCAGGCGGGCGCGCGGGCGGAGCGACGGGCGATCGCGGCGAAGGGGCTGACGGGGTCCGGGTACGACGGGCACGCGTTCTGGGACAGCGAGTCCTTCGTGTTGCCGGTGTTGACCTACACGTCGCCGGATGCGGCGGCGGACGCGCTGCGGTGGCGGTTCGAGACCTTGGGGTTGGCGCGCGACCGGGCGCAGCAGCTGGGGTGGGCGGGGGCGGCGTTCCCGTGGCGGACGATCACGGGGCAGGAGTGCTCCGGGTACTGGCCTGCGGGCAGCGCGGCGGTGCACATCGGGGCCGACATCGCGGATGCCGTGCTGCGCTATCAGCGGGCGTCGGGCGATCCGGTGTTCGCGCGCGAGGTCGGGCTGCCGCTGCTGGTGGAGACGGCGCGGCTGTGGATCTCGCTCGGGCACTACGACCGCAAGAACCGGTTCCGGCTGGCGGGCGTGACGGGCCCGGACGAGTACAGCGCTTTGAGCGACGACAACACGTACACCAACTTGATGGCGCGCCGGAACCTGCTGGGCGCGGCCGAGGCGGTCGACGCGCATCCGGAGAGCGCGGCGGGGCTGGGCGTGGGGCACGACGAGTCGACGCAGTGGCGGCGGGCGGCCGATGCGATGCACGTGCCCTACGACGGGATCCTGGACGTGCACATGCAGGCGGAGGGTTTCACGCACCACGCGGTGTGGGACTTCGAGGCGACGCCGGCGGAGAACTACCCGTTGTTGTTGCACTACCCGTACTTCGACCTGTACCGCAAGCAGGTCGTCAAGCAGGCCGACCTGGTGCTGGCGCTGTACACGTGCGGGGACCGGTTCACGGCCGAGCAGAAGGCGCGGGCGTTCGCGTACTACGAGCCGCTGACCGTTCGCGATTCTTCGCTGTCGGCGTGCGTGCAGGCGATCGTGGCGGCGGAGACGGGGCACCTCGAGTTGGCCTATGACTACCTCGGGGAGGCCGCGTACATGGACCTCCACGACCTGGAGCACAACACGCGCGACGGGCTGCACATCGCGTCGCTGGCGGGTTCCTGGCTGGCGCTGGTCGCCGGCTTCGGCGGGTTCCGCGATCACGACGGCGTGCTGTCGTTCGCGCCACGCGTGCCGCCGGGAGTCGATCGGTTGGCGTTCCGGATCGGCGTGTCGACCGGCCGCGTGCTCGTCGAGGTCGACGCCGAGAACGCGCACTACACCCTGCAGTCCGGCGAGGCGCTGGAGATCCACCACCATGCCGAGCTCGTCCACCTGACGGCCGACTCCGGCCGCGTGTCCCGCCCCATCCCACCGCTCCCCCACCGCGAACGCCCCCGTCAACCCTCCGGCCGCGAACCCCTCCGCCGCTCCGCCCCCCGCGCCTGA
- a CDS encoding acyl-CoA dehydrogenase family protein, with the protein MGWDFATEPEYAAKLDWAREFVRENIWPLETLAGELGQEALDRAYAPLQEEVRRQGLWAAHLDPELGGQGYGQVKLGLLHEVLGTSPYAPNAFGCQAPDSGNSEILALAGTVEQKERYLEPLLAGDLRSAFSMTEPDSAGSDPTLLKTQARRDGDEYVITGRKWFSSNASIANFLIVMAVTDPDARPHQRASMFLVDVDTPGVNILRDVPTMEHPWEAFGQLGGHAEIVYEDVRIPASARLGGEGEGFLIAQQRLYPGRIHHCMRWLGVAQRAFDMLCERATYRYAHGKTLGEHQSVQNWIADSAAQMQAARLMTLQAAWVMDTQGVAAARKDIALIKFFGAQVLHDVVDRALQAHGSLGYSTDLPLEAMYRYARAARIYDGPDEVHRQSVARQILRGYAPPADEIPTEHVPTRRAAARDQFAHVLDTITAND; encoded by the coding sequence ATGGGTTGGGATTTCGCGACGGAGCCGGAGTACGCGGCAAAGCTGGACTGGGCGCGGGAGTTCGTCCGGGAGAACATCTGGCCGTTGGAGACGCTGGCCGGCGAGCTCGGGCAGGAGGCGCTGGATCGCGCCTACGCGCCGTTGCAGGAGGAGGTGCGCAGGCAGGGGTTGTGGGCCGCGCATCTGGATCCGGAGCTGGGGGGACAGGGCTACGGGCAGGTCAAGTTGGGGTTGTTGCATGAGGTGCTTGGGACGTCGCCGTATGCCCCGAACGCGTTCGGGTGCCAGGCGCCGGACTCGGGCAACTCGGAGATCCTGGCGCTCGCAGGCACGGTGGAGCAGAAGGAGCGGTACCTGGAGCCGCTGCTCGCCGGCGACCTGAGGTCGGCGTTCTCGATGACGGAGCCGGACTCCGCTGGGTCGGACCCGACGCTGCTCAAGACGCAGGCCCGCAGGGATGGCGACGAGTACGTCATCACCGGCCGCAAGTGGTTCTCCTCGAACGCGTCGATCGCGAACTTCCTGATCGTCATGGCCGTCACGGACCCGGACGCGCGGCCGCACCAGCGGGCGTCGATGTTCCTGGTCGACGTCGACACCCCGGGCGTCAACATCCTGCGCGACGTGCCGACGATGGAGCACCCGTGGGAGGCCTTCGGCCAGCTCGGCGGGCACGCGGAGATCGTCTACGAGGACGTCCGGATCCCGGCGTCCGCCCGGCTGGGCGGCGAGGGCGAGGGGTTCCTGATCGCTCAGCAACGCCTCTACCCGGGCCGGATCCACCACTGCATGCGCTGGCTCGGCGTCGCGCAGCGGGCGTTCGACATGCTTTGCGAGCGCGCGACCTACCGCTACGCGCACGGCAAGACGCTCGGCGAGCACCAGTCGGTCCAGAACTGGATCGCCGACTCCGCTGCGCAGATGCAGGCCGCGCGCCTGATGACGCTGCAGGCCGCGTGGGTCATGGACACCCAGGGCGTCGCCGCCGCGCGCAAGGACATCGCCTTGATCAAGTTCTTCGGCGCGCAGGTCCTCCACGACGTCGTCGACCGCGCGCTCCAGGCCCACGGCTCGCTCGGCTACTCGACCGACCTGCCGCTCGAGGCCATGTACCGCTACGCCCGCGCCGCGCGCATCTACGACGGCCCGGACGAGGTCCACCGCCAGTCCGTCGCCCGCCAGATCCTCCGCGGCTACGCCCCTCCGGCCGACGAGATCCCGACCGAGCACGTCCCAACCCGCCGCGCCGCCGCCCGCGACCAGTTCGCGCACGTCCTCGACACGATCACGGCCAACGACTAG
- a CDS encoding serine hydrolase: MLAASAVVLVVVAVRAPSGPASLAQTQTTAAPATVEAVPVKATSTTSTSRSPVLATAAGVASARKFAARRRGVVGFAVLDGQGRMRGVNRSVQFPSASVVKAMLLVATLRRYGHGHLDAKTAQTLTRMIEVSDNDAADAIYRRVGAAGLYRVANAAHARHFRDVGYWASAQLTAADQARFFYNIDKLVPSTHRHFARKLLSSVVSYQRWGIAPVAAHHNMKAFFKGGWRTGITHQVALLIRGNRRVALAVLTSGAPSQAYGEQTIEGIAARVLR; this comes from the coding sequence GTGCTGGCCGCCAGTGCCGTTGTGCTGGTGGTCGTCGCCGTGCGCGCGCCGAGTGGGCCGGCGTCGTTGGCGCAGACGCAGACCACGGCGGCGCCGGCGACCGTGGAGGCGGTCCCGGTGAAGGCGACGTCGACCACATCAACTTCCCGCAGTCCCGTGCTCGCGACCGCCGCGGGCGTTGCCAGCGCACGGAAGTTCGCGGCGCGGCGCAGGGGCGTCGTCGGGTTCGCGGTGCTGGACGGGCAGGGCCGGATGCGCGGCGTCAACCGCAGCGTGCAGTTCCCGTCGGCGTCGGTCGTCAAGGCCATGTTGTTGGTTGCGACGCTGCGCCGCTACGGCCACGGCCACCTGGACGCGAAGACCGCCCAGACGCTGACGCGCATGATCGAGGTCTCCGACAACGACGCCGCCGACGCGATCTACCGCCGCGTCGGCGCCGCCGGCCTCTACCGCGTGGCCAACGCGGCCCACGCCAGGCACTTCCGCGACGTCGGCTACTGGGCCAGCGCGCAGCTGACCGCCGCCGACCAGGCGCGGTTCTTCTACAACATCGACAAGTTGGTGCCCTCGACGCACCGCCACTTCGCGCGCAAGCTGCTGTCGTCGGTCGTCTCCTACCAGCGCTGGGGCATCGCGCCGGTCGCGGCACATCACAACATGAAGGCCTTCTTCAAGGGCGGTTGGCGGACCGGGATCACGCACCAGGTCGCGCTGCTGATCCGCGGCAACCGCCGCGTCGCCCTGGCGGTCCTGACGAGCGGCGCGCCCTCGCAGGCCTACGGGGAGCAGACCATCGAGGGCATCGCCGCGCGCGTCTTGCGCTAG
- a CDS encoding amidase, which yields MTTPSDAAAGTPATTAETTTRAGADLAFAGLRRTAELIASGEASSAELVEAALARIDAAQPDLNAFRVVRHEAARAEAAAADQTPRDARGPLHGVPIAIKDDMDLEGECTAFGCEGTFAAKTADGEAARRLRAAGAVIVGKTTSPEFGQWPITEGPAFGATRNPYNLEHTPGGSSGGSAAAVAAGLVPAALGSDGAGSVRIPAAWTHLVGIKPQRGRISTLPDQEAFEGLTCIGPLARTVADAAFLLDVAAGGAPGDRHTPNRPGVPFARNAETADPGRLRIALSTRIPFSGAPARLNPEVEEHVTRLAGVLEQLGHEVVEDDPRYGLIGATFIPRSMAGLHEWSHRVPDAARLDPRTRHNASLGRWLKGPPLRLARALEAPLRAGIGRIFHRVDVVLAPTTAQPPLPVGAIDGLGGWATDKVIVGACPYAWPWNVLGWPGVNVPAGLTRDGLPVGAQLLGPQASEPRLIALAAQLEAHERWQDTRPPYAAAA from the coding sequence ATGACGACCCCGAGCGACGCCGCCGCAGGGACGCCCGCCACGACGGCCGAGACGACGACGCGCGCCGGCGCCGACCTGGCGTTCGCCGGACTGCGCCGGACGGCGGAGCTGATCGCCAGCGGTGAGGCGTCCAGCGCCGAGCTGGTCGAGGCGGCGCTGGCGCGGATCGACGCCGCGCAGCCGGACCTCAACGCGTTCCGGGTCGTCCGCCACGAGGCGGCGCGCGCCGAGGCCGCCGCGGCCGACCAAACGCCGCGCGACGCCCGCGGCCCGCTGCACGGCGTCCCGATCGCCATCAAGGACGACATGGACCTCGAGGGCGAGTGCACCGCGTTCGGCTGCGAGGGCACGTTCGCCGCCAAGACCGCCGACGGCGAGGCTGCCCGTAGGCTGCGGGCGGCGGGCGCGGTGATCGTCGGCAAGACGACGTCGCCCGAGTTCGGCCAGTGGCCTATCACCGAGGGCCCGGCCTTCGGCGCCACGCGCAACCCCTACAACTTGGAGCACACGCCCGGCGGGTCGAGCGGCGGCAGCGCCGCCGCGGTCGCCGCGGGGCTGGTCCCGGCCGCGCTCGGCTCCGACGGCGCGGGCTCGGTCCGGATCCCGGCCGCCTGGACGCACCTCGTCGGCATCAAGCCCCAGCGCGGGCGGATCTCGACGCTGCCCGACCAGGAGGCGTTCGAGGGCCTGACCTGCATCGGGCCGCTGGCCCGGACCGTCGCCGACGCCGCGTTCCTGCTCGACGTCGCCGCCGGCGGCGCGCCCGGCGACCGCCACACGCCCAACCGGCCCGGCGTGCCGTTCGCGCGCAACGCCGAGACCGCCGATCCCGGCCGCCTGCGGATCGCGCTCTCCACCCGGATCCCGTTCAGCGGCGCGCCCGCCAGGCTGAACCCCGAGGTCGAGGAGCACGTCACCCGCCTGGCCGGCGTTCTCGAGCAACTCGGTCACGAAGTGGTGGAAGACGACCCGCGCTACGGCCTGATCGGCGCCACGTTCATCCCGCGCTCGATGGCCGGCCTGCATGAGTGGTCGCACCGCGTCCCGGACGCCGCGCGCCTCGACCCGCGCACGCGCCACAACGCCTCGCTCGGCCGCTGGCTCAAGGGCCCGCCGCTCCGGCTCGCCCGCGCGCTGGAGGCGCCGCTGCGCGCCGGGATCGGCCGCATCTTCCACCGCGTCGACGTCGTCCTGGCGCCCACGACCGCGCAGCCGCCGCTGCCGGTCGGCGCGATCGACGGCCTCGGCGGCTGGGCGACCGACAAGGTCATCGTCGGCGCGTGCCCGTACGCGTGGCCGTGGAACGTCCTCGGCTGGCCGGGCGTCAACGTGCCTGCCGGCCTGACCCGCGACGGCCTGCCGGTCGGCGCCCAGCTGCTCGGCCCGCAGGCCAGCGAGCCGCGGCTGATCGCGCTCGCCGCGCAACTTGAAGCACATGAGCGGTGGCAGGACACGCGCCCGCCGTACGCCGCGGCCGCATGA
- a CDS encoding TetR/AcrR family transcriptional regulator, whose amino-acid sequence MSARERILHATLELIGESGIGGVTNRAVATRADVSLGSLTYHFASQNDLLREALLIFVTREAERLEQLADGLDGAPLEIDEVAAAVQAVVQSANRNEQLAQMELYLQASRDGELRDVAARAYAAYDQAARTVLVALGVADPEPLIPALIALVDGFELRRLALDGPGADPALTAALAALVRAGTSD is encoded by the coding sequence ATGAGCGCCCGCGAGCGGATCCTGCACGCCACCCTGGAGCTGATCGGCGAGTCCGGGATCGGCGGCGTCACCAACCGCGCGGTGGCGACCCGCGCCGACGTCTCGCTCGGCTCGCTCACCTACCACTTCGCCTCCCAGAACGACCTCCTGCGCGAGGCGCTGCTGATCTTCGTCACGCGCGAGGCCGAGCGCCTGGAGCAGCTCGCCGACGGGCTGGACGGCGCGCCGCTGGAGATCGACGAGGTCGCGGCTGCGGTCCAGGCGGTCGTGCAGTCGGCCAACCGCAACGAGCAGCTCGCCCAGATGGAGCTGTACCTCCAGGCCTCGCGCGACGGCGAGCTGCGCGACGTCGCCGCGCGCGCCTACGCCGCCTACGACCAGGCGGCGCGCACGGTCCTGGTCGCGCTCGGCGTCGCCGACCCGGAGCCGCTGATCCCGGCGCTGATCGCGCTGGTCGACGGCTTCGAGCTGCGCCGCCTCGCGCTCGACGGCCCGGGCGCCGACCCGGCGCTGACCGCCGCGCTGGCGGCGCTCGTGCGCGCGGGCACGTCAGACTGA
- a CDS encoding SDR family oxidoreductase, translating into MDLGLDGKVALVTGASRGIGRGIAEALAAEGARVVSASRSGEGVGKAYAFDSEDLSAVDPLIDLVENEVGPIDVYVANTGGPPFGADPLAFSDEQWEAAYRTLVMSPMKIVRRVLPGMRERRWGRVLAVSSSAAVEPIPGLQLSNVNRPGLLNAFKLLARDTIADGVTFNAVLPGRIGTDRIYGNSGGREVAEEAARQLPAQRLGTVAEIAAAAAFLVSGPASYVTGQSLLVDGGLTQSW; encoded by the coding sequence ATGGACCTCGGGTTGGACGGCAAGGTCGCGCTGGTCACCGGCGCGTCGCGCGGGATCGGGCGCGGGATCGCGGAGGCGCTGGCCGCCGAGGGGGCGCGTGTCGTGAGCGCGTCGCGCAGCGGCGAGGGCGTTGGCAAGGCCTATGCCTTCGACTCCGAGGACCTGAGCGCCGTCGATCCGCTGATCGACCTGGTGGAGAACGAGGTCGGGCCGATCGACGTCTACGTCGCCAACACCGGCGGCCCGCCGTTCGGCGCCGACCCGCTCGCGTTCAGCGACGAGCAGTGGGAGGCCGCGTACCGGACGCTCGTGATGTCGCCGATGAAGATCGTCCGGCGCGTCCTGCCCGGGATGCGCGAGCGCAGGTGGGGCCGGGTCCTGGCCGTGTCGAGCAGCGCCGCGGTCGAGCCGATTCCCGGCCTCCAGCTCTCCAACGTCAACCGCCCGGGGTTGTTGAACGCCTTCAAGCTGCTGGCGCGCGACACGATCGCCGACGGCGTCACGTTCAACGCCGTCCTGCCCGGCCGGATCGGGACCGACCGGATCTACGGCAACTCCGGCGGCCGCGAGGTCGCCGAGGAGGCGGCCAGGCAGCTCCCGGCCCAGCGGCTCGGGACGGTCGCCGAGATCGCGGCGGCCGCGGCGTTCCTGGTCAGCGGGCCGGCGAGCTACGTCACCGGCCAGTCGCTGCTGGTCGACGGCGGGCTCACGCAATCCTGGTAG
- a CDS encoding MlaE family ABC transporter permease produces MFTFLDEIGDMMILTGKTLVSAIRPPYPYGAEFTIQFIFALRLCWLPLLITSVCLNYAVPGVQGGNFVQLLGSIDRLGGLFGLADIREFAPLVCAIIVSGVAGTAITADLGARKIREELDALQVLGVDPVKNLVVPRFLALMLATALFDVFAIIAGVSGGLIATLTHHAPLGPFFATFYSNGTTTDLWASVVKCTLFGAITAIICCYKGMTASGGAAGVGRAVNQAVVITLLAVGAFNYIFTQTLLATHPDMLTIR; encoded by the coding sequence GTGTTCACGTTCCTGGACGAGATCGGCGACATGATGATCTTGACCGGTAAGACGCTGGTCTCGGCGATCAGGCCGCCGTATCCGTACGGCGCGGAGTTCACGATCCAGTTCATCTTCGCGCTGCGGCTCTGCTGGCTGCCGCTGCTGATCACGTCGGTCTGCCTGAACTACGCGGTGCCGGGCGTGCAGGGCGGGAACTTCGTGCAGCTGCTCGGCTCGATCGACCGGCTCGGCGGGCTCTTCGGGCTCGCCGACATCCGCGAGTTCGCACCGCTGGTCTGCGCGATCATCGTCTCGGGCGTCGCGGGGACGGCGATCACCGCCGACCTCGGCGCACGCAAGATCCGCGAGGAGCTCGACGCGCTCCAGGTGCTCGGCGTCGACCCGGTGAAGAACCTCGTCGTGCCGCGGTTCCTGGCGCTGATGCTGGCGACCGCGCTGTTCGACGTGTTCGCGATCATCGCCGGCGTCTCCGGCGGGCTGATCGCGACGCTGACCCACCACGCGCCGCTCGGGCCGTTCTTCGCGACGTTCTACAGCAACGGCACCACGACGGACCTGTGGGCGTCGGTCGTCAAGTGCACGCTGTTCGGCGCGATCACGGCGATCATCTGCTGTTACAAGGGCATGACCGCGTCCGGCGGCGCGGCCGGCGTCGGACGCGCGGTCAACCAGGCGGTCGTGATCACGCTGCTGGCCGTCGGCGCGTTCAACTACATCTTCACGCAGACGCTGCTGGCGACCCACCCGGACATGCTCACGATCAGGTGA
- a CDS encoding GntR family transcriptional regulator — MRIALGERASGVSARDQVYLALREAIVSAELAPGRRLSENELAERLGVSRTPVREALVRLRDERLVAIVPQLGTFVTLISNEGVEDAAFVREALECAAIRLATQRATEDDLAELQANLAAQDRAQEAGDADTFDRLDDALHRRLCELSGREIAWQLSRRANGHLDRVRRLSLPEPGYLGEMVSEHRVVVAAVADRDPDHAEATLRHHLRMVLSSLPHIREVHPDYFEENE, encoded by the coding sequence ATGCGGATCGCCCTCGGCGAACGCGCGTCGGGCGTCTCGGCGCGTGATCAGGTCTACCTCGCGCTGCGCGAGGCGATCGTCAGCGCGGAGCTCGCTCCGGGGCGGCGGTTGAGCGAGAACGAGCTGGCCGAGCGGCTCGGCGTGTCGCGCACGCCGGTCCGGGAGGCGCTCGTGCGCCTGCGCGACGAGCGGCTGGTCGCGATCGTGCCGCAGCTCGGGACGTTCGTCACGCTGATCTCCAACGAGGGCGTCGAGGACGCCGCGTTCGTCCGCGAGGCGTTGGAGTGCGCGGCGATCCGGCTGGCGACGCAGCGCGCGACCGAGGACGACCTCGCCGAGCTGCAGGCCAACCTCGCGGCGCAGGACCGCGCCCAGGAGGCCGGCGACGCCGACACCTTCGACCGCCTCGACGACGCGCTGCACCGGCGCCTCTGCGAGCTGTCGGGCCGCGAGATCGCGTGGCAGCTCAGCCGCCGCGCCAACGGCCACCTCGACCGCGTCCGCCGCCTCTCGCTGCCCGAGCCCGGCTACCTCGGCGAGATGGTCAGCGAGCACCGCGTCGTCGTCGCCGCGGTCGCCGACCGCGATCCGGACCACGCCGAGGCGACCCTGCGCCACCACCTGCGGATGGTGCTGTCGAGCCTGCCCCACATCCGGGAGGTCCACCCGGACTACTTCGAGGAGAACGAATGA
- a CDS encoding 2-oxo acid dehydrogenase subunit E2 has protein sequence MSAKGAVETIEPTAAQRTAARRVAEAKATIPDFQASIFYDNAPPLGAAIVAAGRALKAVAAVNGAYVDAKFQHYEAANVGVVLAGATPVVLDADGKTAEAADAEIAAARAALEAGTLTAAASANATFTLSHLAADGIDTYTSIIVPGHAASLAIGARAATLSADARIVTPQDAAAFLKALVAALDGATAV, from the coding sequence ATGAGCGCGAAGGGCGCTGTCGAGACGATCGAGCCCACCGCCGCCCAGCGCACCGCCGCGCGGCGCGTCGCCGAGGCCAAGGCGACGATCCCGGACTTCCAGGCTTCCATCTTCTATGACAACGCGCCGCCGCTCGGCGCCGCGATCGTCGCGGCCGGGCGGGCGCTGAAGGCGGTCGCCGCGGTCAACGGCGCCTACGTCGACGCCAAGTTCCAGCACTACGAAGCGGCGAACGTCGGCGTCGTCCTGGCCGGCGCGACGCCGGTCGTCCTGGACGCCGACGGCAAGACCGCGGAGGCGGCGGACGCCGAGATCGCCGCCGCGCGCGCCGCGCTTGAGGCAGGCACGCTGACCGCCGCCGCCAGCGCCAACGCGACGTTCACGCTGTCGCACCTCGCGGCCGACGGGATCGACACCTACACCTCGATCATCGTTCCCGGCCACGCGGCGTCGCTGGCGATCGGCGCCCGCGCCGCGACGCTGTCGGCCGACGCGCGGATCGTCACGCCCCAGGACGCCGCGGCGTTTTTGAAGGCCCTGGTCGCCGCGCTCGACGGCGCGACCGCGGTCTAG
- a CDS encoding GGDEF domain-containing protein — translation MSAPTPPPLHRPSPTTLTPPKRWPWLALVLAVGIAAIGALLILHAREQHARRAEMQATLFATDLRDSVRQITLVGNSLPAAQLAPALTPVIAATAQTANARVDQLAALLKGDAQVTRMRAQLRQVAALATSKRTSILSSDHLTLAADQMADTADAIAAQQHDRATWAARETIAGGALTIALSLAIVGLALQRASRLVVRAGRRQARMLQELADHDPLTGLANRRRLADDLARLAPQATADAPVQVMICDLDGFKGLNDTLGHEAGDEILIALADAIADAAGDDGDVYRLGGDEFCVLSKPGADVAAMVTASLRSDPRVTGSAGTALWPHDAPSARGAMRLADERMYAAKAARRSAAA, via the coding sequence GTGTCTGCCCCCACGCCCCCACCGCTGCACCGTCCTTCCCCGACGACCCTGACGCCGCCCAAGCGGTGGCCGTGGCTCGCGCTCGTCCTCGCCGTCGGCATCGCGGCGATCGGCGCGCTCCTGATCCTCCACGCGCGCGAGCAGCACGCGCGCCGCGCCGAGATGCAGGCGACGCTGTTCGCGACCGACCTGCGCGACTCGGTCCGTCAGATCACGCTCGTCGGCAATTCGCTTCCGGCCGCCCAGCTCGCACCCGCGCTGACCCCGGTGATCGCCGCGACCGCCCAGACCGCCAACGCGCGCGTCGATCAACTCGCCGCGCTGCTGAAGGGCGACGCCCAGGTCACGCGGATGCGCGCGCAGCTGCGCCAGGTGGCCGCGCTCGCCACGAGCAAGCGGACGTCGATCTTGTCCTCCGACCACCTGACGCTCGCCGCCGACCAGATGGCCGACACCGCCGACGCGATCGCCGCCCAGCAGCACGACCGCGCGACCTGGGCGGCACGGGAGACGATCGCCGGCGGCGCGCTGACGATCGCGCTCAGCCTCGCGATCGTCGGCCTCGCGCTGCAGCGCGCGTCGCGGCTGGTCGTCCGGGCCGGCCGCCGTCAGGCGCGCATGCTGCAGGAGCTCGCCGACCACGACCCGCTGACCGGGCTGGCGAACCGCCGCCGCCTCGCCGACGACCTCGCACGCCTGGCGCCGCAGGCGACCGCCGACGCGCCGGTGCAGGTGATGATCTGCGACCTCGACGGCTTCAAGGGGCTCAACGACACGCTCGGCCACGAGGCCGGCGACGAGATCCTGATCGCGCTCGCCGACGCGATCGCCGACGCCGCGGGCGACGACGGCGACGTCTACCGCCTCGGCGGCGACGAGTTCTGCGTGTTGTCGAAGCCGGGCGCCGACGTCGCCGCGATGGTCACCGCGTCGCTGCGCAGCGACCCGCGCGTGACCGGCTCGGCCGGGACGGCGCTGTGGCCGCACGACGCGCCGAGCGCGCGCGGCGCGATGCGGCTCGCCGACGAGCGCATGTACGCGGCGAAGGCCGCGCGCCGCAGCGCGGCGGCCTAG